From Mesomycoplasma dispar, a single genomic window includes:
- the tyrS gene encoding tyrosine--tRNA ligase translates to MSTQKNTEFLEELKKRNILKDISNAEKFFNLKPNQGIYIGFDPTASSLHLGNYISINLLQRLQKIGIKVLAVVGGATGMIGDPSFNPKERKLLDFETLNKNKNKIKKQLESFNLPVFDNFEIYKDMNILDFLRDVGKNINIAYLLAKDSVSSRIEVGLSFTEFSYQLIQGWDFKYLAENYGIIGQAGGSDQWGNMVTGLDFIKKSNFEQKDDVFVFTTNLLTDENGQKFGKSLGEPIWLDKKMYSPFSLYQFLLNQSDEQAEKILLWLSFLDLNTIYNLISEHKKNKKDRILQKNLADEIVFNIHGEDGLNVAKKITEILFQKLDYSKITFDDKLELKKILPYFTASFFETDQLISSGIFSSKRELNEFISHKALEINGKKILDPKEISIELKDENNLFLIKKGKKHFFIIEII, encoded by the coding sequence ATGTCCACTCAAAAAAACACTGAATTTCTTGAAGAATTGAAAAAAAGAAACATTTTAAAAGACATTAGCAATGCTGAAAAATTTTTTAACCTAAAACCAAATCAAGGAATTTACATCGGATTTGATCCAACAGCCAGTTCTTTGCATTTAGGAAATTATATTTCAATCAATTTGCTACAAAGATTGCAAAAAATAGGAATCAAAGTTCTTGCGGTTGTCGGTGGCGCCACTGGAATGATTGGCGATCCATCTTTTAACCCAAAAGAAAGAAAATTACTTGACTTTGAAACGCTTAACAAAAATAAAAATAAAATAAAAAAGCAACTCGAGTCTTTTAATTTACCAGTTTTTGACAATTTTGAAATTTATAAGGATATGAACATTTTAGATTTTTTGCGCGATGTCGGGAAAAACATTAATATAGCTTATCTTTTAGCAAAAGATTCAGTTTCATCGCGCATCGAAGTTGGACTTTCATTTACAGAATTCTCCTACCAACTAATTCAAGGTTGAGACTTTAAATATTTAGCCGAAAATTACGGAATAATTGGTCAAGCTGGTGGTTCGGATCAATGAGGAAATATGGTCACTGGTCTTGATTTTATTAAAAAATCAAACTTTGAACAGAAAGATGATGTTTTTGTTTTTACAACAAATTTATTAACTGATGAAAACGGGCAAAAATTTGGTAAAAGTCTAGGCGAACCAATTTGGCTTGATAAAAAAATGTATTCACCTTTTAGTTTATACCAGTTTTTGCTGAATCAAAGCGATGAGCAAGCTGAAAAAATCTTGCTCTGACTGTCTTTTTTGGACTTAAATACTATTTACAATTTAATTTCTGAACACAAAAAAAATAAAAAAGACCGTATTTTACAGAAGAATTTGGCTGATGAAATTGTTTTTAATATTCACGGCGAGGATGGTTTGAACGTTGCTAAAAAAATAACAGAAATTTTATTTCAAAAGTTAGACTATTCAAAAATAACATTTGATGATAAATTAGAATTAAAAAAAATCTTACCGTATTTTACAGCATCTTTTTTTGAAACTGATCAATTAATCAGCTCGGGAATTTTTAGTTCAAAACGTGAATTAAATGAATTTATTTCCCATAAAGCTCTTGAAATTAACGGTAAAAAAATTTTAGATCCGAAAGAAATATCTATTGAACTCAAAGATGAAAATAATCTATTTTTAATAAAAAAAGGGAAAAAACATTTTTTTATAATTGAAATTATTTAG